The Tursiops truncatus isolate mTurTru1 chromosome 20, mTurTru1.mat.Y, whole genome shotgun sequence DNA window CATTGcatcacagaagagaaaaaggaaaggggcTATCAGTTGGTGGGGGTCAGGACCAGCAGGCTTTCTGAGAAGAGACCAGAACAATACTGCACACCCCACACACCCATGTGTCTGTGGAGGAAAAGAGCGAGTCCTCTCACCAACTGAATGCCTTGACCTGTCCCTAAGCACAGGGGACatgtgaaagaaataaagagatacaGCCAGAGCAAGGACCTGGTCTGGACCCAGGCTTGTAGCTCCCCACTCCCTTCTCATCTCACTGCTTCCTCCCAGCTCTCAGGGGTTAAGGGGTTCCCTGAACTTGGGGTGAAAGAAGGGCAGTTACAGTTAGTGGAAATTTTATGGGATcattataacacacacacacacacacacacacacacacacacacacacacaccccgcccccagTGATATTCTGGGCACCTTGAGGGTGCTCTCCTGCTATATATTCAGTCAGCTGTTGCCTACAGTAGCTTAACAGACAGCAGGACCTTGGAGGTAGAGAAGCCCCACAGTTTTAGTGGAGTCGCTCCTGATACAGCACCCACAATATTCAAGGGACCCAGTAGGAAGTACAAGGATCTTGATATAAAGGAGCCCTTGCTTTTCAGACCAGAACAGAGAGCTTCACCCAGGGACCAGGAGAGGCAAGAGAAGGGCCATTATGAAGAGCTAAGGGAGCCAGTGGTAGTGTGGGGAAAGCATGGCATAGCACATACAGAAAAAGATGTCTAGAGGCTTCCCGTCCCCGTGCTGTATATTGGCTGATGTTTTGCAGCCTAAGGAAGCCCTAATTTATCTCCAGGGCAGATGAACCTGCTTAGTTGCTGAACAGAGTAGCCTGGAGCTCAAGGTCCAGGAGAGGCGGGCAGCTTCATGGAGAAAGACACAAGGATTACAGAAAACACAGTGGTCTGAGGAAAGCGTACTCACCATTCTACCGTGGTGAGGGTCCTGGCTACCTGCTTCTCACTGTAGAGCCCGAGAAACATAAGCATAAAGAGCAACATTAACATCACCATAGAATCAACAAATGCCACACATCTACTCCTGAACTTCCCCACAACTCTTATTTGCCTTCCTCGCAGAGCATCCAGCCTCTCCACAAGTCACCATGCTAGACAGAGGCAATGGGAGCTACGTGAGGAGAAGGCAACAAGCGACTCTGCAGGGCATGAAGGCAGCCATCAAGTTCTGGACCAGGACTCAAGAGTCCTGATTCccagtcccagaaagagaagtaaaacacTCCAAACCCTGTTCTTTGTGGGAGAGCAAAAGAACTGCCAACTCTGAAGAGAGAGAGGCTGCCCAACCAGGGCTCACTTCTGGCCCTGGTGGGAACGTGAATCCACAAGAGCGCTCTGCCAGCCTCTGAGTCTGGGAGTAGCACCCACCTGACCTGTTTGCTGGGGGCAGAGTCCAGAGCAGaggacaagagggaggggacCACAACCTATGATCAGACGGCAGCAGGGCTGGACATGCCTTGCTGAGTGTACTTGACACCAAGTGGGGTGCAGGTTAGTGGGAGGAGGCCACACAACGGGGACAGAATCAGGCCAGTGCAGGCCTCAGAGTCAGTACCTGTCAAATGGGCCCAAGCAACAGAAATGTCAGGATGGGCCTCCTTGGCCCACTTAGGGAACCACTTAGGGAACCAGGCCCAGGTTTCactgacatttttctttatgCCTGCTATCCGAGCTCAGGGGCAGTCCAGCAGTGCCCCGCAGAAGGCTGTGGGGATAAGAGTCTCCATCTGTGGCCCTACCTGCCTCCGTAATCACAGCCCACCCTCCCCATGGGGGAGCCAGCACACTGCAAGCCAGAGGTGCTGCCTCACCGCCCACTGGCAAGCAGCCTCAGGGAAacggagagagggagagacgaGGAGAGGCCTGGGAGGCCCAGGGTTCCCGGAGCTAGGTGATCTggccccgggggggggggggggcgggttaGGCTGACAGGGGAGCCCAGGTACCCAGGTTCTAGGGGCGGAGCCTAAAGACTCGGAGGCGGAGCCCCGAATGACAGAAGGCGGGGCTCACGAAAGCCGgtggggccggggcggggccgggcaaGACGTGGTCGTTGTGGCTCCCAAACTGGCAGTGCACGGGGCACGGTGACTCACCCAGGTGGCGTCCGCCCGACCCTCCGAGGCCGCGCTCTCACTACTTCCGTCTCCCGCAGCTGCGGAGGCCGCGCAGCTTCGACCCCACCACGgtgcccctctccccagccaATCCTATCTCTGGCCTGTGCCCACCCTGGCCAATAGCCACACCAAGTcccgccctgccccccaccacgcAGCCGCCGCCCTCACTCTTCACGCCGCTCATTGGTCAAATTGGGCAGACGCCCTCCCAGCCTTTAGCCTATCGGGTGCCGGAAGACGAGACTGTACCTGGAGGGAGGAGGCGCGGCGCGGGAGAGGAGACGCGACCAATGGGAAATCACAGCGCGTCCCTGCGGTAGCCAATGGGAGAACAGTAAAAGGGGGGCCACTAGCTAAGGCGCCAGGGGCCGGAAGTGGGGGCGGTCTGTCGCCTACTGGTAGCGCAATTGAAGGCGGGGCCTTGTAGGGACAGAGGCCTTACAGCCACTTCCGGTGACCACCCCGCCGCCGGGTTACTTCTCAAGTAGATCTCCGGTGGCAccttagtttattcattttccgTTTTGGTTTCGCCGCGGTCATCCGTCCCAAAgctggaagggagagaaagacccCGAACGctaagagaggagggagggctgggcctCAGGCTCCGTCTGGGTCTTCGACTggcgcggggtgggggagggtttcCCTTCTTCCGCACCTTGACGTGTTCCTCCAACCTTCACTTTTCATCCGCGAACCGACCCTGCTCTCCGTGACCTGAATGAACGGTGCCTTCAGTTTTGAGAAGACCTCTCACCTGAGAAATAGGGCTGAGACTGCCACGAGCTAGCTGCGACCTTCTGGTCTGTAAAGGGTGTGGGGAATAGGACTCTCCCGACGATCTAGCTCTTcgctctcccttcctctctcccacgGGGAGCCAGAGCAGGCAGCAGGGCGGTGGGTGGCCGCTGGAGGTCGCCGTAGCCCCGAGATACCACCAACCCGACAGAAATGGAGAACAGTTGATTCAGATTCTCAACCGATAGCTTCAGTTCAGGAGTGGGCCTGAATGCTTTAATAGCAGGCCCCAGGGCCATTATGTCCTCACATGTCTCTTTCTTATAGGACACTGGGACTTTTACTACATTTAGTAAATTCCAGGAAAACTGGAACCTTACCTGTGTTCAGTGCTTTAACTCCAAGGTTTAAAACAGTGTTTgttgggacgtccctggtggtgcagtggttaagaatctgcctgccaatgcaggggacacggttcgagccctggtctgggaagatcccacatgccgcggagcagctcagcctgtgcaccacaactactgggcctgcgctctagagcctgcaagccacaaccactgagcccatgtgccacaactactgaagcccacgcgcctagagcctgtgctctgcaacaagagaggccactgcaatgagaagcccacgcaccgcaatgaagagcagccccctcttgcttcaactagagaaagcccgcatgcagcaacgaagacccaacgcagccaaaaataaaattaaataattaaataatataaaaattaaaaaagaaataaaagtgtctgCAAACtagcagatgcttaataaatatttgttaagtgaattcTTCCAGGACGATGATTGTGCTCTATCCATTCCCAGCACTTACTATAGTGTTTGGTGATTACAGGGGTTTCAGCATTTGTTCAGTGCTCTATCACAGGCTTCCTAGAGTACAGAGCTTAATTCGTACTACATATCCCTTTTCCCAAATCAGGGGAAATACGAAGGCTGCATGCAATTAATGCGATGTTTTCTCGGGGGAGATATCAAAACCTAAACTTCTATGGGGTTGTCAGTACTGTATGTGATAAAGATGAGAGGGGCTCCATATAACAGAGGCAGGAGAGATACAGTCAGGAGGATGGACAGGCCAGGCTGGATTCTGGGCACGGACTGAACCCTGTCATGAGAGGGGAAAGTTTTCCCCACTCTCCCTTCCCTACTAAAAGTCAGAAGCCAGCACCCTCCTCCAGCAACCTTTCAAAACGGGGTCCTAGGATCTTCTTGGTTTCCCTGAGATGGTAAAGATACAGACagtgggcttcgctggtggcacagtagttaagaatctgcctgccaatgcaggggacacgggttcgagtcctggtccgggaagatcccacatgccgtgaagcaaccaggccagtgcgccacaactactgagcctgcactttagagcccacgagccacaactactgagcccccatgccacaactactgaagcccgcgtgcctagagcctgtgctccacaacaagagaagccactgcaatgagaagcccgtgcaccgcaacgaagggtagcccccactcgccgcaactagagaaagcccgtgcacagcaacgaagacccaacgcagccaaaaataaataaaataaataaatttataaagatacAGACAGTGACACCAGAAGCCACCTACAGATTTGTTAAACTTTATTTCCTCTGAGTCTCTGGGGAGGCAGCAGGGATGTAAGGCGAAGTGGCAGTAGCTGCAGGGGCCTGAGCAGAGCTGGTGCTGGGAGGGGCTGGCATAGGCAGGACGAAGAGGCGGCGTTTAAATATTCAAGGCTGAAAGCCAGCTAATGGGTCTCCTTCATCTGTCTTTGGATTTTGTGCAGCATCTCCTGCATCCGTCGCAGCTGGAACAGGCACATGAATCAAAGTGGGGCCTTTCAGAGAGTCCTATAGATTTAGAGAGGTGCCCCCAACCTCTAATCCCTTCAGCCAGGGCCTTGGTAGCCCCGAGGTGTGATGGAGTCTCTGGGTAGAACCACTAAGCCACCAATCCAGGATCCAGATATGTACCAGGGCCAGGGATATTCCTATTCCCAAACCAAGAGATACTGAGGGTTGTGATTAAGCAGGGGTCCTCTCAGGCTGGCAACCCCTACTGCCCCACCCAACTCTCACCTCCTCATCTTTCTCTCGGATGAGCCTCTCTGTTTCTGGATCTGCCACTGATGGGACAGCAGGAATGGGGAAGTCGGTACCACTCTCTCGAGTCAGTTtgctgagggggaggggaaaggggggttgGTAAGGCTAGGGAGACCCCAGCACCCGCTTGGATTGAGCCCAGAGCCTATAGAACAAAGGAAGGGCTTTGTCTCACCCAAGGCTGTGtcccaaaccccacccctgccagctCTGTCCTGGCCTTTGGCCATACTTGCGATTCCGTTCTTTCACCACCAGGCGGGTCATGCTCTGGATGCACTGTGCCCGGTAGTTCTCATAATGTGTCTCCCGGGTCACGTCCTTCAGGTCCTGCATGTGAGTACGCACCAGCATTGTCCGCAGCTTCACAAAGTCGCAGTGCCCTGGGTTTTCCACTGCACAGCAAGGCTAGGGGTCAGCCAGGCGCATGGGTAGAGGAGAACCATTGAGGGCAAGGAGATACCCTGGTCACAAGCTCAGTGCTTTACCTTCCACAATGCCCCAGGGGTAGAGCCGGCCCCGAACTCGCCGCCCTCTGGCCTCTACCACAGTGTTGCTGCCAATTACAGCAAATGGGATGCTTTCCTGGAAGAAGTTAGGGGTGTCTGTCAACACCGCCATTCTCACCTGTTCCTTTCCACCTTTATCTTCATCTTCTCTGGTTCATGCTAGGAAACCAGGGTCCTCTTCCACCCCAATAGCCCACCCTTATATAGAATTCTACTTCTCTTTTCTGCCCAGAAGAAACAAGACGGGAAAGGGATGCCCTGGGGTGGCCCCACCTTTAGGGCTTGGTCCTGTAATTTGAAGTCCTCATCCTCGTCAGAGTCACAGTCTGGGAACTGGTAGACCTTGATTCCAAAGTGCTCAATCTCCTCCCGGATCTGGCAAACACATGAGGGGCCCATCGTTCTGGGGACC harbors:
- the SEPTIN4 gene encoding septin-4 isoform X4; this translates as MVAGESGLGKSTLINSLFLTDLYRDRKLLSAEERIMQTVEITKHAVDIEEKGVKLRLTIVDTPGFGDAVNNTECWKPVAEYIDQQFEQYFRDESGLNRKNIQDNRVHCCLYFISPFGHGLRPLDVEFMKALHQRVNIVPILAKADTLTPPEVERKKRKIREEIEHFGIKVYQFPDCDSDEDEDFKLQDQALKESIPFAVIGSNTVVEARGRRVRGRLYPWGIVEVENPGHCDFVKLRTMLVRTHMQDLKDVTRETHYENYRAQCIQSMTRLVVKERNRNKLTRESGTDFPIPAVPSVADPETERLIREKDEELRRMQEMLHKIQRQMKETH